Within the Candidatus Methylomirabilota bacterium genome, the region CTGGCGACGCTCATCGGCCCGGCTCACGGCTTCACCGTCACGGCCTGGCCGCCCACCAGGTTCCCCGGCTCCGCCACCACGGCCTCGCCGGCTCGCAGGCCTTCCACGATCTCGACGCGATCTCTGTCTCGCCGCCCGGTCACGACGCGCCGCTCTTCGGCCTTGCCCTCCCGCACGGTCAGGACTTTCTCGATCCCCGCGAAGACCACGATCGCCGAGGCCGGCACGAAGACCGTCGGCTGGTCAGCGGCGATCACGACCTCGGCCCGGCCGAAGGCGCCCGGGCGCAGCGCGCCGGCGGTGTTGGGCACCTCCGCCTCCACGCTGAGCGTGCGGTTCTGCTCCTGGATCGAGGGCGACAGGCGCACGACGCGTCCGGTGTAGACGCCGGGGTCGCCGTCGACGCTCACGCGCACTTCCTGGCCCACCCGGACATCCGCTGCCGCGCGCTCGGGGATCGCCAGCTGAAGGCGCAGGGGATGGATCTTGACCAGCGTGGCGATCGGGGTGCCGGCCGCCAGGAACTCGCCGACGGACGCCCGCCGCTCGCGGATCATCCCGTCGGCCGGCGCCCTCAACTCCGTGTCCACCACGGCCTGGCGGGTCAGCTCGACCTCGGTGCGGCGCTGAGCGAGGACCGCCTGGCGATTGCGCACCTCCTCGAGGGCGTCCTGGTACCGGCCCTCGGCCACCTGGTCGGCGGCGACCGCGGTGTCGAGCTGGGCGCGAGCGACGAGCTGCTGCTCCCAGAGCTTGGCCATGCGCTCGCGGTTGAGGCGCGACTCGTCGAGCATGGCGCGGGCCTGGCGGACGAGCGCGGTCTCGTCGGGATTGACGCGATCGTCGGTGCCGTCGGACGGCAGGCCCAGACGCGCGCGCGCCTGGTGCAGCGCGGCCTGGGCCTGTTCCAGGCGCAGACGGAAGTCGGTGGGATCGAGGCGCCCGATGACCTCGCCGCGACGCACGCGGCTGCCGAGATCGACCATCAGCTCGGCGAGCCGACCGGTGACCTTCATGCTGAGCACGATCTGGTCCTCGGCGGCGAGGGTGCCGGTAACGGCGACCGTGCGCGCGATCTTCGTCTCCACGGCGGCGACGACGCGGACCTCGCGTGGCTTCGCCGCCGCCGGTCCGCTCCTCTGCGGCGAGGCCGTGGCGGACTGGTCGCTCCCGCAGCCCATCGCGACGATTAGGGCAGCGAGCGGAGCAAGCAAGCTGCGTCCGGGTCCGAGGGGCGCCACGGGGG harbors:
- a CDS encoding efflux RND transporter periplasmic adaptor subunit, which produces MGCGSDQSATASPQRSGPAAAKPREVRVVAAVETKIARTVAVTGTLAAEDQIVLSMKVTGRLAELMVDLGSRVRRGEVIGRLDPTDFRLRLEQAQAALHQARARLGLPSDGTDDRVNPDETALVRQARAMLDESRLNRERMAKLWEQQLVARAQLDTAVAADQVAEGRYQDALEEVRNRQAVLAQRRTEVELTRQAVVDTELRAPADGMIRERRASVGEFLAAGTPIATLVKIHPLRLQLAIPERAAADVRVGQEVRVSVDGDPGVYTGRVVRLSPSIQEQNRTLSVEAEVPNTAGALRPGAFGRAEVVIAADQPTVFVPASAIVVFAGIEKVLTVREGKAEERRVVTGRRDRDRVEIVEGLRAGEAVVAEPGNLVGGQAVTVKP